In Deltaproteobacteria bacterium, one DNA window encodes the following:
- a CDS encoding 16S rRNA (uracil(1498)-N(3))-methyltransferase gives MRRYWISRKDISHNQITFQNELFHHIFEVCRQEPGNRFEVITEDAKAFLVEVKEKSKKRAIAEILEERQIAPLKKPHLHLCLSIPKFSTLESIIEKSVELGVSSIQPLICEFSFIKNFSEKEWQHKLDRWKKIVISATQQSGRGDLLRIELPNKLYDFIAKIHRNPETLCLVLYEGDAKVDVKRYLSELKTLNQFSHIENIWIFIGSEGGFSDMEISHLMKQGLSPVTLGEQILRVETACLATISVLKYEFDLMRGF, from the coding sequence ATGCGAAGGTACTGGATCTCTCGGAAAGATATTAGTCATAATCAGATTACTTTTCAAAATGAATTATTTCATCATATTTTCGAGGTTTGCAGGCAAGAACCTGGAAATCGATTTGAAGTCATCACCGAAGATGCCAAGGCCTTCCTTGTGGAAGTTAAAGAAAAATCAAAAAAAAGAGCTATCGCGGAGATTCTTGAAGAACGACAAATAGCCCCTTTGAAAAAACCCCATCTCCATTTGTGTCTTTCAATTCCTAAGTTTTCAACTCTAGAAAGTATTATTGAAAAATCGGTAGAATTAGGAGTCTCCTCCATTCAGCCCCTCATTTGTGAATTTTCTTTTATTAAAAATTTTTCTGAAAAAGAATGGCAACATAAATTGGATCGATGGAAAAAAATTGTGATTTCTGCAACTCAACAATCAGGTCGAGGTGATTTACTCAGGATTGAGCTTCCAAACAAACTTTATGATTTCATAGCTAAAATTCACCGAAACCCAGAAACCCTTTGTCTTGTCTTATATGAGGGAGATGCAAAGGTTGACGTGAAGCGATATCTATCTGAGCTGAAAACACTGAATCAATTTAGTCACATTGAAAATATTTGGATCTTTATTGGCTCAGAAGGAGGTTTTTCTGATATGGAAATTAGCCACTTAATGAAGCAAGGCCTTAGTCCTGTGACTCTTGGAGAACAAATTCTACGTGTTGAAACGGCTTGCCTCGCTACCATCTCCGTCCTAAAGTATGAATTTGATCTTATGAGGGGATTTTAA
- a CDS encoding 50S ribosomal protein L11 methyltransferase — translation MTAIYFRIHLSNLSKEQEDIITSHSFDCAASGVSESLSFIQPDLTYEPKIIATNSHEIDVFFNEKPSPQFFDGLLKLDKNIKWHIYEEESKDWLEEWKKGFKAFRLVDRFWIVPSWETVPMNCEYPIFIDPGMAFGTGTHATTQMASYFLNKFSKNINCSSLVFLDVGTGTGLLAIMADKLGFQSVTGIEIDSEARRVALENITRNLTKNTTISDHLIQDYDKKSDVVIANITDGILLQIKNDLVRNTKEGGSLFLTGILKDHEDDFITEFIETAPLKVELRLEKDDWIGFWLKKITS, via the coding sequence ATGACAGCAATTTATTTTCGTATTCATCTTTCTAATTTATCAAAAGAACAAGAAGACATTATCACCTCACACTCTTTTGATTGTGCCGCAAGTGGCGTCTCTGAATCCTTGAGCTTTATTCAACCTGACTTGACCTATGAGCCCAAGATTATCGCAACAAACTCTCACGAGATTGATGTTTTTTTTAATGAAAAACCCTCGCCCCAATTTTTTGACGGGTTATTAAAATTAGACAAAAATATCAAATGGCATATTTATGAAGAGGAATCTAAAGACTGGCTTGAAGAATGGAAGAAGGGATTCAAAGCTTTTAGGCTTGTTGACCGCTTTTGGATTGTCCCAAGCTGGGAAACTGTTCCAATGAATTGTGAATACCCTATTTTTATAGACCCCGGTATGGCATTTGGCACAGGGACTCATGCGACCACACAAATGGCTTCTTATTTTTTAAATAAATTTTCAAAAAACATCAATTGTAGCTCTTTAGTTTTTTTAGATGTAGGAACAGGAACTGGTTTGCTGGCAATCATGGCTGATAAATTAGGTTTTCAATCTGTCACTGGAATTGAAATCGATTCCGAAGCAAGGCGTGTCGCTTTGGAAAACATCACCCGAAATTTAACAAAAAATACGACAATTTCGGATCATTTAATTCAGGATTACGATAAGAAATCTGACGTCGTAATTGCTAACATAACGGATGGTATTTTACTTCAAATCAAGAATGATCTCGTTCGAAACACCAAAGAGGGTGGAAGTTTATTTCTTACTGGAATTCTTAAAGATCATGAAGATGATTTTATCACAGAGTTTATTGAAACAGCGCCGTTAAAAGTTGAATTACGACTTGAAAAAGATGACTGGATTGGCTTCTGGCTTAAAAAAATTACATCTTAG
- a CDS encoding rRNA pseudouridine synthase, whose translation MSYNTAKKSQIITQDSRVRLNKFLADSGVCSRRAADKLIAEGKVLVNGKKVFELGIKVNPTDRITVSGKPIQQEKQKLYLMLHKPKGVLSTLSDPENRPTVADFIKRFDQRLFPVGRLDWDSEGLLLLTNDGDWANKIMQPNSEVTKTYLVKLDGQPQPSHFLKLKTGISIPGGRVKALHVEKIKRKEGSKQYDWIKIVINEGKNRQIRYMFEKIGFDVLKLQRISIGKLKLGHLEKGEISFLTEAEQRKVFQVDSPEGSNMARVKRTNSAKRKPVTQSKKTTKEFNDMFK comes from the coding sequence ATGTCTTACAATACAGCCAAAAAATCACAAATCATTACCCAGGATTCACGAGTTAGACTCAATAAATTCTTAGCTGATTCTGGAGTTTGCAGTCGTCGCGCCGCTGATAAGTTAATTGCTGAAGGCAAAGTGTTAGTCAATGGTAAGAAAGTATTTGAATTAGGAATTAAAGTGAACCCTACAGACCGAATCACTGTTTCCGGCAAACCTATTCAACAAGAAAAGCAAAAACTATACCTCATGCTACACAAACCAAAAGGTGTTCTGAGTACCCTTTCTGACCCAGAAAATAGGCCTACGGTTGCTGATTTTATAAAGCGTTTTGATCAAAGACTTTTTCCCGTAGGAAGACTTGATTGGGATTCTGAAGGCCTTTTACTTTTAACAAATGATGGAGACTGGGCGAATAAAATTATGCAACCTAATTCTGAGGTGACTAAAACCTATTTAGTAAAATTAGATGGCCAACCCCAACCTAGTCATTTTTTAAAATTAAAGACTGGCATCAGTATTCCTGGCGGTCGAGTTAAAGCCTTGCATGTCGAAAAAATTAAGAGAAAAGAGGGCTCTAAACAATATGACTGGATTAAGATTGTCATCAATGAAGGTAAAAATCGTCAGATTCGTTATATGTTTGAAAAAATTGGATTTGATGTTTTAAAATTACAACGCATCAGCATTGGAAAACTAAAATTAGGACATCTTGAAAAAGGCGAAATATCCTTCTTAACTGAAGCTGAACAAAGAAAGGTGTTTCAAGTAGATAGTCCTGAAGGCTCTAATATGGCTCGAGTCAAAAGAACGAATTCTGCTAAGCGAAAACCAGTAACCCAAAGTAAAAAAACAACGAAAGAATTCAATGATATGTTCAAATAG
- a CDS encoding TIGR00645 family protein produces the protein MKKLENVFEGIIFSSRWIQAPIYGGLIIGAVLYAYKFLDELLHLCLTVGSIKEEVLMLGILTLVDISMVLNLLVMVIIGGYATFVSRMHLDTHEDRPDWLEKIDAGTLKVKLAGALVGISGIHLLKSFIDIGKKDFEQVKWQIVIHVVFLFSTLMLAYTEKVLHSSHHKTEDKSSKSIQERYP, from the coding sequence ATGAAAAAGTTAGAGAATGTTTTTGAAGGAATTATTTTTTCAAGCCGCTGGATTCAAGCTCCTATTTATGGTGGTCTCATCATTGGAGCGGTCCTCTACGCCTATAAGTTTTTAGATGAACTTCTTCATCTCTGCTTGACTGTTGGGTCAATTAAAGAGGAAGTTTTGATGCTTGGGATTCTAACCCTGGTTGATATTTCGATGGTCTTAAACCTGTTAGTAATGGTGATTATTGGTGGCTACGCGACATTTGTGAGTAGGATGCATCTTGATACACACGAAGATAGGCCCGATTGGCTAGAGAAAATTGATGCGGGAACTTTGAAGGTAAAATTAGCAGGAGCCTTAGTAGGAATTTCTGGAATTCACTTACTTAAGTCTTTTATCGATATCGGCAAAAAAGACTTTGAGCAGGTAAAGTGGCAAATCGTCATCCATGTCGTGTTTTTATTTTCAACACTGATGCTCGCTTATACCGAAAAAGTTCTTCACTCGTCTCACCATAAAACTGAGGACAAATCCTCCAAGTCAATTCAGGAAAGGTACCCTTGA
- a CDS encoding VTT domain-containing protein, producing the protein MISDRLHEKIRSYVQFLRRYADRFWYSPLIGFLAALDNLVIVIPTDGILISSSMLLPKRWFILALCVAVGSTLGALALATLVEFQGLPWILDMYPGVIETKTWTLSMEFFERYGLFLVFAVAITPFMQQPAVILASLANTPLIKLAAVIFIGRFIKFLIMSYLGSHAPRLLSKMWGLKGELDDAGVKLNEPKR; encoded by the coding sequence TTGATATCTGATAGATTGCATGAAAAGATTCGTTCCTATGTCCAATTTCTGCGGCGCTATGCAGACAGGTTTTGGTATTCTCCACTCATTGGTTTTCTGGCGGCGCTAGACAATCTTGTTATTGTTATTCCTACTGACGGGATTCTTATATCGAGTTCAATGCTCCTGCCTAAACGGTGGTTCATTCTCGCCCTTTGCGTTGCCGTAGGATCAACTTTGGGTGCGCTTGCGCTGGCAACACTCGTCGAATTTCAAGGCCTTCCCTGGATTCTCGATATGTATCCGGGAGTCATTGAGACAAAGACTTGGACCTTATCGATGGAGTTTTTCGAAAGATATGGTTTGTTTTTAGTTTTTGCAGTAGCTATTACTCCTTTTATGCAGCAGCCGGCCGTGATCCTCGCCAGCCTTGCGAATACCCCTCTTATCAAGCTTGCGGCCGTTATTTTCATTGGGAGATTTATTAAGTTTCTTATCATGTCGTATCTTGGATCACATGCGCCCCGTTTGTTGAGCAAAATGTGGGGTCTTAAAGGCGAGTTGGATGACGCGGGAGTGAAGCTAAATGAGCCAAAGCGGTAA